A region from the Paenibacillus humicola genome encodes:
- a CDS encoding carbohydrate ABC transporter permease: MSENTAGIATDEKIHDGNYSSKIKAHTSPADKAVTLVIYVLFSLYSLICIYPFYSIIINTISANDISANGEVFLYPKHIQFHNYIDVFKIPGLWNAAVVSVGRTVIGASLTVGTSAFLGFMFTQMDLWGRKFWYRYTVITMFFNAGVIPWYLTMRSLHLTNNFLAYILPAVVMPFYIILVKTFVESTPKELQQAASIDGAGTLTLFFKIMLPICKPILATVAIFAAVEQWNSFQDTLLLVTDNKLYSLQFILYNYINQASSISTLVNLQNAGSTAIQSLATKQTTTSIRMTVTIIVVAPILLIYPIFQRFFVKGIMIGAVKG; the protein is encoded by the coding sequence ATGAGTGAAAATACAGCAGGAATAGCGACCGATGAAAAGATTCATGACGGTAATTACTCCAGTAAAATTAAAGCGCATACCAGCCCTGCCGACAAAGCCGTTACGCTGGTGATCTACGTCCTGTTTTCCTTGTATTCATTGATTTGTATTTATCCGTTTTATTCGATCATCATTAATACCATCAGCGCGAACGATATTAGCGCGAATGGCGAGGTATTCTTATACCCGAAGCATATTCAATTCCATAACTATATCGATGTGTTCAAAATACCGGGATTGTGGAATGCAGCCGTTGTGTCGGTGGGGAGAACGGTGATCGGAGCCAGCCTGACGGTAGGAACCTCGGCGTTCCTGGGCTTCATGTTCACTCAAATGGACCTGTGGGGGAGGAAATTCTGGTATCGATATACGGTGATCACCATGTTTTTCAATGCGGGGGTCATTCCTTGGTATTTAACGATGAGATCGCTGCATTTGACCAACAATTTTTTAGCGTATATTTTGCCGGCCGTTGTCATGCCGTTTTACATCATTCTTGTGAAGACGTTTGTGGAATCGACGCCGAAGGAATTGCAGCAGGCGGCCAGTATCGACGGAGCCGGGACCTTGACGCTCTTTTTCAAAATCATGCTTCCCATCTGCAAGCCCATATTGGCTACAGTGGCCATATTTGCGGCGGTAGAGCAGTGGAATTCCTTTCAGGATACGCTGCTGCTGGTGACGGACAACAAACTGTACAGTCTGCAGTTCATCCTTTACAACTATATTAATCAGGCAAGCTCGATCTCCACCCTGGTGAATCTTCAGAATGCCGGATCGACAGCGATTCAAAGTCTGGCAACGAAGCAGACCACGACATCCATACGGATGACGGTGACCATTATCGTTGTCGCGCCAATTTTGCTGATCTATCCGATCTTCCAGCGGTTCTTTGTGAAAGGGATTATGATCGGCGCGGTAAAAGGTTAA
- a CDS encoding ABC transporter permease subunit produces the protein MQARKISVKTTEITKFLYILPFMILLGVFAYYPLYGWVYAFFDYTPPIPLSQSPFVGLKWFHSLVENKVKIDQTLQVLKNTFGMSGLSLLFSWLPMMFAIFLTEIKAVRFRKFIQTVTTLPNFISWVLVYSLAFSMFSSEGIVNGLLKQIGLIHSPLLLLQNADHVWIMMWMWLTWKTLGWSAILYIAAIMSIDDSLYEAAYVDGATRMQVIWYVVIPSMIPTYFVLTMLQVASFLNNGLEQYFVFQNAFNKDSIQVLDLYVYNLAMGGGSYSVSVAISMLKSLISVVLLFSVNGMSKLLRGESIV, from the coding sequence GTGCAAGCACGAAAGATCAGCGTGAAAACGACGGAAATAACGAAATTTCTGTATATCCTTCCGTTTATGATTTTGCTAGGTGTATTTGCCTACTATCCGCTTTATGGGTGGGTGTATGCGTTCTTTGATTATACGCCGCCGATCCCGCTGTCCCAATCGCCGTTTGTCGGCCTGAAATGGTTTCATTCCCTAGTTGAAAATAAGGTGAAGATCGATCAAACGCTTCAGGTCCTCAAAAATACGTTTGGGATGAGCGGTTTAAGTCTTTTATTTTCCTGGCTGCCGATGATGTTTGCCATATTCCTGACGGAGATCAAAGCCGTACGTTTCCGGAAATTTATCCAGACCGTAACCACGCTTCCGAATTTTATCAGCTGGGTGCTCGTTTATTCGCTGGCCTTTTCGATGTTTTCGAGCGAAGGCATCGTAAACGGTCTGCTCAAGCAGATCGGCCTTATCCATTCACCGTTGTTGCTCCTTCAAAACGCGGACCATGTTTGGATTATGATGTGGATGTGGCTGACTTGGAAAACGTTAGGCTGGTCCGCGATTTTGTATATTGCGGCGATTATGAGCATCGACGATTCGTTGTATGAAGCGGCTTATGTAGACGGCGCGACAAGGATGCAGGTCATTTGGTATGTGGTGATACCCAGTATGATTCCGACCTATTTTGTATTGACGATGCTGCAGGTTGCGAGCTTCCTGAATAATGGACTGGAGCAATATTTCGTCTTTCAAAATGCCTTCAACAAGGATTCCATCCAGGTGCTGGATTTATATGTCTATAATTTGGCAATGGGGGGCGGGAGCTATTCCGTGTCCGTCGCGATCAGTATGTTAAAGAGCTTGATCAGCGTTGTGCTTCTCTTTTCGGTAAACGGAATGTCCAAACTACTTAGGGGAGAGAGCATCGTATGA
- a CDS encoding sugar phosphate isomerase/epimerase family protein, giving the protein MSGVQFSVFTKPWKDTSTSELAKFVKKSGFDGIEFPLRPGYQVEPKHADKELPVLVKQLNDYGLKIFSVASSLDERVFAACAEAGIPIIRTMIAVKDDGFIPAVRRAQQEFDEKIAWCEKYGITIGVQNHNGRFISNSSGLLYLLEKYDPKHVTAIWDAAHNALEGEEPEIGLSAVWSHLAMVNFKNAYQRRTNGPESEEARWEPYFTTGRQGYASWRRIAGYLKSRDYQGVVCLTAEYSDEHNVNKYIKEDIEYARSLF; this is encoded by the coding sequence ATGAGCGGTGTTCAATTTTCCGTATTTACAAAACCGTGGAAAGATACCTCTACCTCCGAATTGGCGAAATTCGTAAAAAAATCGGGATTCGACGGCATTGAGTTTCCGCTTCGGCCGGGATATCAGGTCGAACCGAAGCATGCGGACAAAGAACTGCCGGTGCTCGTAAAGCAGCTGAACGATTATGGACTCAAAATATTCAGCGTTGCCAGCTCACTGGATGAGCGCGTATTCGCGGCATGCGCGGAAGCGGGCATTCCGATCATCCGAACGATGATCGCCGTTAAGGATGACGGATTCATTCCCGCGGTTCGCAGAGCTCAGCAGGAGTTTGATGAAAAGATCGCATGGTGCGAAAAATACGGCATTACAATCGGCGTGCAAAATCATAATGGCAGATTCATAAGCAATTCCTCCGGTTTGTTATATCTGCTCGAAAAATACGATCCCAAACACGTAACCGCGATTTGGGATGCGGCGCATAATGCTTTGGAAGGTGAAGAGCCCGAAATTGGCCTCAGTGCGGTTTGGTCTCATCTCGCCATGGTAAACTTTAAAAATGCTTATCAGCGGAGAACGAACGGTCCGGAGTCCGAAGAAGCCAGGTGGGAACCGTATTTTACCACTGGACGACAAGGTTACGCTTCCTGGCGCCGAATTGCCGGCTATTTGAAGAGCAGGGATTACCAAGGAGTCGTATGTTTGACAGCCGAATATAGTGATGAACATAACGTGAATAAATACATTAAGGAAGATATCGAGTATGCGAGATCCTTATTCTAA
- a CDS encoding Gfo/Idh/MocA family protein produces MKNTTSGKIRIAFVGAGKMANMVHYPSLASFDDVEIAAICDYNEQALRTTAEKYGISKRYNDYKKMIDEVAPDAVYAIGQPHLMYDVWMWCLEQGQNLYIEKPFGITIHQARSLAYMAEKNGNTTQVSFQRRSSPMIDFLRNECLKRGPIVHSVCRFYKSNIAPRLDAVDHMMDDTVHSIDTIRWMNSGEVIGIESMTKRVLVPNINFISAALHFDNGSSGYLMNSWSSGRRIFAVEMHAPHICAEAELEGKGYLYADGDTKGTEYDARILAQSDELYAYAGFRSKNREFIDAIKKGTQPSSHFGEALKTMEVAEKILAQAVLAGR; encoded by the coding sequence ATGAAAAACACAACTTCCGGTAAAATAAGAATCGCGTTCGTAGGCGCCGGAAAAATGGCCAATATGGTGCATTATCCGTCACTTGCGTCTTTTGATGATGTGGAGATTGCGGCCATTTGCGACTATAACGAGCAAGCTCTCCGTACGACCGCCGAAAAGTACGGCATATCCAAGCGCTATAACGATTACAAGAAAATGATTGACGAAGTTGCGCCGGATGCGGTATATGCCATCGGGCAGCCGCATCTGATGTATGACGTCTGGATGTGGTGCCTGGAACAAGGGCAGAACTTATACATCGAGAAACCGTTCGGAATTACGATCCATCAGGCGCGCTCACTGGCTTACATGGCGGAGAAGAATGGAAATACGACTCAGGTAAGCTTCCAGCGCCGTTCCTCACCGATGATTGATTTCCTTCGAAACGAGTGCCTGAAACGCGGGCCGATCGTCCATTCAGTTTGCAGGTTTTACAAATCCAATATCGCTCCCCGCCTTGATGCGGTGGATCACATGATGGATGACACTGTTCATTCGATCGATACGATCCGTTGGATGAATTCCGGAGAAGTGATTGGCATCGAAAGTATGACCAAGCGGGTCCTGGTTCCAAATATCAATTTCATTTCGGCCGCTTTGCATTTTGACAACGGTTCGTCCGGTTATCTCATGAACAGCTGGTCCAGCGGCAGAAGAATCTTTGCGGTGGAAATGCACGCCCCTCATATATGTGCGGAAGCCGAGCTGGAAGGAAAAGGGTATTTGTATGCGGACGGAGATACAAAAGGAACGGAATACGACGCCCGCATCCTTGCGCAAAGCGATGAGCTTTATGCTTATGCCGGCTTTCGCTCCAAAAACCGTGAATTCATCGACGCCATTAAAAAGGGCACGCAGCCGTCTTCCCATTTCGGCGAAGCCCTGAAAACAATGGAAGTTGCCGAAAAAATATTGGCGCAAGCTGTATTAGCCGGCAGATAA